One Ricinus communis isolate WT05 ecotype wild-type chromosome 2, ASM1957865v1, whole genome shotgun sequence DNA segment encodes these proteins:
- the LOC8282473 gene encoding two-component response regulator ORR3: MEEQQQQGGACDSDTVAPIHVLAVDDCFLDRKIVEKLLKNASFKVTSVDNGKKAMEILGLSQDKVDKSTYNDQKIDIILTDYCMPEMNGYDLLMAVKGHSNVKSIPVVIISSEYDPQRISRCLANGAEDFLQKPLQQKDLQKLRSYARPISPVPKTGTKRKVKMDLMPESGAAERRPRVAGVAVA; encoded by the exons ATGGAGGAGCAGCAACAGCAAGGTGGTGCTTGTGATTCTGATACTGTCGCTCCCATTCATGTTCTTGCTGTTGATGACTGCTTTCTTGATAGGAAAATTGTTGAGAAGCTTCTCAAGAATGCTTCTTTTAAag TTACTAGTGTTGATAATGGAAAGAAAGCAATGGAGATTCTTGGTTTGAGTCAGGATAAAGTTGACAAATCTACTTATAAT GATCAAAAGATCGACATAATCCTGACTGACTACTGTATGCCTGAGATGAACGGCTATGACCTTCTCATGGCTGTTAAG GGGCACAGCAATGTAAAATCCATCCCTGTCGTGATAATATCATCTGAATATGATCCACAGAGAATCAGCAG GTGTCTTGCTAATGGTGCTGAAGATTTCCTTCAGAAACCACTTCAACAAAAGGACTTGCAGAAGTTGAGAAGCTACGCTAGGCCAATATCCCCTGTACCCAAGACAggcacaaaaagaaaagtcaaaatGGATCTAATGCCAGAGAGTGGAGCAGCAGAAAGGCGACCTCGCGTTGCTGGAGTTGCTGTGGCTTAA